The Gemmata palustris genome includes a region encoding these proteins:
- a CDS encoding methyl-accepting chemotaxis protein has translation MPQSLLAFLMKFRIGPRLIGGFLLVACGCAFLGYTALDALGELRVFQVNAGTNLVPSALALDKLRAGALRVQRGERTLIVAVKRNDEKLVQATRDNMENGWKMIAEGIKGYESTPLVGKEAALWKETTSALADWKRDHEEIIGHMDRRDLEKAEDATIRELKTANRLNDILQDVFANQAEIAKDEDKQANSTYASARFTLFATIAGCVVAAIGLGLAISMSVTGPLGQTVTVLEGVAKGDLTKRAEVNSQDEVGRMAVALNTAIGSLVAAKEAERVQVEKDRERAEREAAAKHEQAEREAKVKQEQADRDAAQAADLRQKVDTIVTTVDAMAAGDFTQQVPDLGTDAVGQMAVTLNKAIVSVRAALEGVREVSEQLADASGQLSAASDEISTGAQEQASSLEETASTLEEITATVRQNSDSAQQARQLASTSRDIAEKGGRVVGNAVEAMSEINDSSKKISDIITTIDEIAFQTNLLALNAAVEAARAGEQGRGFAVVASEVRNLAQRSATAAKEIKSLIEDSVKKVDAGTELVNQSGSTLGEIVTSVKRVTDLITEIAAAGKEQSTGIEQVNKAVTQMDTVTQKNASQTEEMSATAQTLTDQAGQLRDLVARFKLSESGRTAPRPAHRTKAPATKPRPAVAKALKSAHSNGNGRTHELDQLGGDGGFTEF, from the coding sequence GTGCCTTCGGCTCTCGCCCTCGACAAGTTACGGGCCGGAGCGCTCCGGGTGCAACGTGGAGAGCGGACGCTGATCGTCGCCGTGAAGCGGAACGATGAGAAACTCGTCCAAGCCACCAGGGACAATATGGAGAACGGGTGGAAGATGATCGCCGAAGGCATCAAGGGGTACGAATCAACCCCCTTGGTCGGGAAAGAAGCGGCACTCTGGAAAGAAACCACTAGTGCCCTCGCCGATTGGAAGCGCGATCACGAAGAGATTATCGGCCACATGGACCGGCGCGACCTCGAAAAGGCCGAGGACGCGACCATTCGGGAACTGAAAACAGCCAACCGCTTGAACGATATCCTTCAAGACGTCTTTGCTAATCAGGCGGAGATCGCCAAAGACGAGGATAAGCAGGCCAATAGCACTTATGCGTCGGCGCGGTTCACCCTCTTTGCGACGATCGCCGGGTGTGTCGTCGCGGCCATCGGGCTCGGGCTGGCCATTTCAATGTCGGTGACCGGTCCGCTCGGGCAAACGGTGACCGTCCTTGAGGGCGTGGCCAAGGGGGATCTGACCAAGCGGGCCGAGGTCAACTCTCAGGACGAGGTCGGGCGTATGGCCGTCGCCCTGAACACGGCCATCGGCTCACTCGTGGCCGCCAAAGAAGCTGAGCGCGTTCAGGTCGAGAAAGATCGCGAGCGAGCCGAGCGGGAGGCCGCGGCCAAGCACGAGCAGGCCGAGCGGGAGGCCAAAGTCAAGCAGGAACAGGCCGACCGGGATGCGGCTCAAGCGGCGGACCTGCGGCAAAAGGTCGATACGATCGTGACGACGGTCGACGCGATGGCGGCGGGCGACTTCACCCAACAGGTGCCGGACCTGGGAACGGACGCCGTCGGCCAGATGGCGGTCACACTGAACAAGGCGATCGTTTCGGTGCGTGCCGCCCTCGAGGGCGTGCGCGAAGTGTCCGAGCAACTCGCCGACGCCTCGGGGCAACTCTCCGCCGCCAGCGACGAGATCTCGACGGGCGCTCAGGAGCAAGCGAGTAGCCTCGAAGAAACCGCCAGTACGCTCGAGGAAATCACGGCCACGGTGCGTCAGAACTCGGACAGCGCGCAACAAGCCCGACAACTAGCCAGCACCTCCCGGGACATCGCCGAGAAGGGCGGGCGCGTGGTCGGCAACGCGGTCGAGGCGATGAGCGAGATCAACGATTCGTCCAAGAAGATTTCGGACATCATCACGACGATCGACGAGATCGCGTTCCAGACGAACCTGTTGGCCCTCAACGCGGCCGTCGAAGCCGCTCGCGCCGGGGAACAGGGGCGCGGGTTCGCCGTCGTCGCGTCCGAAGTCCGCAACCTGGCGCAACGCAGTGCGACCGCGGCCAAGGAGATCAAGTCCCTGATCGAGGACTCGGTCAAGAAGGTCGACGCCGGAACTGAGCTCGTAAACCAGTCGGGCTCGACGCTGGGCGAGATCGTGACGAGCGTGAAGCGGGTGACGGACCTGATTACGGAGATCGCGGCCGCGGGCAAGGAGCAGTCCACGGGCATCGAGCAGGTGAACAAGGCCGTGACCCAGATGGACACGGTCACCCAAAAGAACGCCTCGCAGACCGAGGAGATGTCGGCGACCGCGCAGACCCTGACGGACCAAGCCGGTCAGCTCCGCGACCTCGTCGCACGGTTCAAGCTCAGTGAGAGCGGGCGCACGGCCCCGCGCCCCGCGCACCGGACCAAGGCCCCGGCCACCAAGCCCCGCCCCGCGGTCGCCAAGGCCCTCAAGAGCGCCCACTCCAACGGGAACGGGCGCACGCACGAGCTCGATCAGCTCGGCGGCGACGGCGGGTTCACCGAGTTCTAA